The sequence below is a genomic window from Nitrospira sp..
TCTGCAAGAATTTGTGAAAATACCTCCGCCCCCTTTGAGTTCAAGTGAGCCACATCCCTGAAGTATTCAGAGCGCCCAGTTATTCGCTCAGCGCTTCGTGCTGAAAGGTCGAGATACTCCACTCCTTCGTGAGTTAACTGTAGATCGGCGATACGCTTGGACCAATCAACCAACGCTGCGGAATCCTCCTGATACCGCGGGCTATGGAACAGAATGAGCCGTGTCCCATTGACCTTGCAATACCGAGCAAGCTCGCTTAGATAACTTAGCTTTAGCTCCCAGAAGGGAGGAAATTCATCACTTGAAATTTCAGCAGGACTTATGACGGGATCTACTCGCGCAACAAATGTGCCGTTAAGACCAACATATCCATCGTATTCATCAAGCATGTTATCGGTTCGCATAACCAGGTTCTTGATGATGGAGAGAACTTTTCCATTGAAACGATAGGAGAATGAAAGATACTTAACCCACTCGTATTCCCCACGCATTAGAAGGATACCCCGAACACGCTCACTTTCACCAAAGTAGCCTGAAAAGACATGTGTTCTCGCAAGTTCTTTTTCGGAATACGACAGGGATGCATAGTCTATATGAAGGAGGATCGCCTTGGGAGGGGCGTGAGCATGTGTCCAGATGTCAAGAAGCATGATCGCATAAAGAAAGTCATGGCCGTTAATTCCAGCATTGAATACCGATCCCGATAGTTGTTTTTTCAGAATGGCTGGTATCACATGATGCTTGGCCCTTGATGAACCAAGTACCAGAAAGTCAGCCTTCCGTCGAAGGACACCATTAATGATTCCCCCACTATCACCAGTAGTCGTGTGCAAATAAAGCCGACTTAGAACACAACCAATCATCTGATCTATTCCAATGATAAGAACAGCTATAAACAGAACATGCTTCATGGAACCCCAATTAGGAAAGACTTGACTAGTTCACGTGTCCGTTTGGGAATCTATTCTCAGAGTAGTCAATAGAGGGAATCCGGTTAGCATCCACTGTTTAGGATTCTTTCCGTTGAATGCCCCCATAGCCTCGCCAACAGCCGTCATTGCACCTACTACAGATTTATTAGCCCGCATCTGACGAACAGCCAGTTGGTATTCTTCGCTAGCTCAGAGTAGCGAAATTTGGCCCACTCCAAAATGCGCTTTATCACCAAGAATGCGCGTTCGACATTAGGACATCTTCCGACCTTCGTGCAATTCATGGCACATCCACCTCGCCAAGGTCCAGTCCCGATGGGTGTTGGCATGGATTAAGCTGTTGGCCTCGGGGGCTCGGTGCTTGATGACTTCGCGTTATTCGCAGTAGGCGGCATCACCCCAAACTCGCGTCTTGCGTCCATCCAACAGATCCAGAGCACTTGCTTGCTACACACATTGGCTGCGGCCACCGAACAAATTGGCTTGGCTCGACTATTGACACCCCATGTGGGCTTTCAAACCGAAATACTACTGCTCTCCTTTTTCCCCTGATACATCCATGAAGACCGCTCCTTGATGCGATTTTTCGACGAGTTAGGAGCCTGTCCGATACTGAAGTGAGTGAGCCCTATTCATACTTGACTGAGTCCGCTCTCATTCTGCCGCGCCTTGATGGGCACAGCCCATACCTAGGGCTCTCCTGCCATCATTACGTCGCCTTTCTGTAGCCGCCTCGTGATCGCAGGCTCTCGCCACGACATCGGCGTCGATGTCGTAAGGTCGTCCAGAGCCTGAGCATATTGTGCGTGATACAGATCAGTGTCCATTCCGCGCAGCACAAATTGTCGACAGCCACGGCCCTGCTTGATCTGGCCAAACACCGGTTCGACGATCGCTTTGCGCCGCGCATAAAATCGGCGACCGTGCGTCGTGAGGGGACAACACTCCCCTTAGCATCTGACGCCAGCAGGATCCGAGTCTCCTGGTCGGTGAAGTTCTGCTGGGCCTTGGAGTAAGGGACCGCACTGGGAAGCTGCGGTGGCCGTCCTCCGCGTGGCCGGTCGCCCCTCTCCCGGTGTCGGGGGCGGCCCGTTTGAGTGGCGCGTCTGCCTGGGCCTCTTGCTCCAGCACGGCCTTGGCCGCCAGAATGATCGTGAGCCGCTGCTCCTGGCGCGACAGTTGAGTGGACAGTTCATCTCCTCGCCGGGCCTGGCCATGGCATTGCGTTGACGTTTCCTTAGAACTGAAAGTAGATAAACTGGGTTCCGCTGTCCACACCGAATAGGACTACGACAAAGAAGAGAGCCACCGCATAGACCATCCTAAAGCCAATGTGAAAGGAATCCTGATGTTCCCAGTAGTCTGTCATCCGATTGAATACATCTAGAGATAAAAGCACAGCTATAGCAAAGAGAGCCTGAGGAATGACGCTCGCATCCCAGAACAACGAGCCATGGTCAAATGCGATCTTTCGAAAAATCTGTCCTGCAGTTGCTAGACTATCGGCTCGAAAAAATATCCAGGCCAACAGAACAAGATGGAAAGTGAAAATCAGCTTGAGAGCTTGAATAACAAGGATCGGCTTCCCCCGTCGCTTACCAGGGAACAAGAAACGAGTAGCGTGGCCTGCCAGGCGGTAGACCACCATGTATATACCGTGCACCCCCCCCCAAGCAATAAAGGTCCAATTCGCCCCATGCCAAAAGCCGCTCACCAAGAACACGAGAAATAGATTAAAGCTATTTCTCTCAACTGAAACTCGATTTCCTCCAAGAGGAATATATACATAATCACGAAACCATGTGGATAGCGAGATGTGCCAACGTGACCAAAACTCAGGGATGGAAGTTGAAAAATACGGCGTCTCAAAGTTCTTCATGAGATCAATACCATAAACTCGCGAAGCCCCCCGAGCAACGTCGGAATAACCAGAAAAGTCTGCGTATATTTGAAACGCAAAGAAATACGTAGCCAAAAGCAGGCTTGTGCCGGTGTGTCGACCAGCAGAATTATAGACAGTGTCAACATACACTGCAAGGTTATCAGCAACAACCACCTTCTTGAAGAGTCCCCAAAGCATCAATGAGAGTCCTTCGCCCAATCGCATCCAGCTGAATGCTTTCGGCTCATGAAACTGATGCAGCAAGTTCTGCGGGCGCTCGATTGGGCCTGCCACTAATTGCGGGAAATACATAACATACAAAGCATATATCCCAATGTGTCTCTCCGCGCGCTGCTTACCACGGTAGACCTCCAGGACGTAACTGAGGCTCTGAAATGTGTGGAACGAAAGTCCGATAGGTAAGATGATGCGGAGCGCTTCAATAGGGTAGTTCCAATGAAGAATTGAAGCAAGAGCCTCGACATTTTGGTTGAAGAAATTAAAATATTTAAAAAAGAACAGCACGACACAGACCGAGGCAACGCTCAGCAGCATGTACAGACGCTTTTTATGCGGAGCTTCAGTATTTTCGATCCAGATCCCCGCGAAGTAGTCGATGATGATCGTTGTGAATAGGATAAGAATGTAAATGGGAATGAAAGACATGTAGAAAAAGCAGCTAGCACTCAGCAGCATTGGCCAGCGGAGCCAGTGTGGCAAGACAAAGTAAGCACTGGTCACCACAATGAAAAACACAACAAAATCAAATGAATTGAACAGCATATTCAAACTGTGTACGTTAAGAGAAACTGCCTTTTACATGAAGCGAGGACAACACAGATAAACCCAACTCACAGGCGCAACTGCAACCAATAGAAGTGACTGGGGTTGGTGGGACAATTTCTGTCCGTTCATGAGCAGCGCCTGGCGAATGCGGCCTATGCAGCGACAGGCCGTGCAGGCCTTCGGTCATCATAATACATGTTCTCTGTTGACAGCTCGCCAGTGCGCAATAGGGATACATCTGATGGGTGGAATGCCCCTAGCTGGTTGAGACCTACGATAAATGGCCGCACGATCAACCATTCTAATTAGGTCAATCACCTAATACCTCCCAACGGCGTACCCCTCGTGCCTTAGCAGGTCCCATGGCATGCGAGCTCTGACAAAAGTATTCTGCAGATGCAACTCAACGATCCACCACTTCAAAACCAGTGACTGCAGGTAATAGCCGGTCGAACGGGCCAACGCAGGAGTTGGCACTAACGCACGCTCGGCAAGGGATGCGTACGCTTGATCATCGCTTTGCGCTCAGAAATCCCGTCTTGGGGAGCACCCCTTCTATACAATCACTCTCCAAGGTCGGGCAAACTCCCCTACGACAGACAGCGCAGACAGAAGCCCACATCCTAGATGCCACGTGGCAGGCGCCAGCCGACTGGGCGACACACTGGAGTACCCACAAGCTAGCAGCCCAGCTCAGGGTCAGTCACATGCGGATGGCGCAGGTCTTGGCAAAACATGGACTCAAGCCACATCGACTGGAGCGCTATATGGCATCCACCAACCCGGATTTCGAGGCGAAGGCCGCGGACATCATCAACCTGTATCTGAACGCGCCTCAGTATGCAGCCGTGTTTTGCGTAGATGAGAAAACCGCCATTCAGAACTTGGCTCACAAAGATCCGGTTCTCCCACCGGTCAAGAGATTCAGGTGATTGCCGATAGCCTCTCGGTTCACAAGACCACTCGAGTCACCGAGTTTCTATAGACCCACACGACGGTGCACCTGCATTTCACGCCGACGTATTCATCATGGCTCAACCACGTTGAACTGTGGGTTCGCTAAGATCGAGCGCGACGTGATTGCCTAGGCGATCTTTAGATCGGTCAAGAACCTCGACGAGAAACTGAACACTATATGCATCACTACAATAAGGTCCCCACGATCGTGAAGTGGGAATACGGTAATCGGTCTAGACGCATCGGTCCACAATTACCCGTTACAGGCCACTAGGCAGTGATCTGAGTGGGGTGGACGCTGAACTGCCTCACCACTTCAGCCAGCGTCTTGTCACCTGTGACGACGGCCAACACCCACCTAAGCCTTAACCTTGGCCCCATGATTTTGTCTCGTGCGCTTGATTGCCTCGCTCCTCTCGTGAGCCACCTTCTGGTGGTGTGGGTAAAGCCAGGCTACTACTTACCTTGCTGTCCGAATCTCTAGAGCCCCCTCCAGAATAGGATGGATCATCCTGACCAAGGTATCCAAAACGGCCAATCACACCCAGTAACAACTGATGCAGATGCTTCGCAATCTCCCTCCGGCTATACAGTTGTTCAGCCGCGTGGCGACCTGCCGAACCAAGTTCTCGCCGCAATGCTGGATCTGAAGCGAGCCGACGAACTGCCTCTGCCAGCCTCTGAACATCGTCGTAGGGAACGACCAGCCCAGCCCGTGCCTCGAGCACACGGCGAGCCCCCTCTCCTCCTCCAGCAAACAAGATCGGTAAACCACTGGCCATCGCTTCATAAATTTTGCTAGGCACAGCGCCAGGGATTGAAAATTTAAGGACATGAAACCCAACAGTGGACGAAGCAAGCAACGCGGGGATTTTCTCCTTTGGTTGGGCGTTGAGCAGACACACATTGTGAAGACCTTCAGCTTTGATTCGGCGTTGCAACAACTCACGATCCGCTCCATCTCCGATCAACACAAACTGGACATGATTCAAATCTCGCACTGCTGCCGCAACATCAAGGACAAGGCTCAACCCCTGCGCTACCCCCATGACTCCAGCATAGATAAATGTCAGTCTGGCCTGATTGCCTAGCAGCGAGCGGGCCTGATCGTCTGCAAACTGAGAGCCAAACCTAGTTATGTCAACACCGTTCGTAATAACCTCCGCAGGAGTTAATGGACATCGCCGTCGCACCGACTCAATAATCTCATTTGATGTGCCGGTTACGAGTGCTGCCCTTCGGTAGTAGGACAACTCAAGAGCTTCGGCCGTTGCAAGCACCAGTCCATTCCTGACGATGCCCATGAATTTGGCCGACTCCGGCCAAAGATCTGAGACATTGAAAACCATTGGAATGCCCCATCTCCCAGACAAACGCACGCCAGCATGCCCAAGGAATAAGGGAGGTGATTCAACAAACAACACATCTGGCTTGGTGCATAGTGTGGGTCCCCAGCGAAGAACTGAATTGATAAATGAAAAATAGCACCTCAACCTATCAACGAATCCCTTCTGCGCAGGACGCAGCGGCACCCGTACTACGGAGAGTCGACCAATAACTTCCCTCACGGGCTTCCTCAGGTCATACCCTTGAAAAACTCGTCCTGTCGGGTAATTGGGCAGAGCAGTGAGAACTTCCACCTCCCACCCCAGGCTGGATAGTTCCTGCCCCAGCTCAAACAGACGTGTCTGAGCAGCACCGATTTCAGGTGGAAAATATTGCGTTAGCAGAAGAATGCGCGGCATGGGTTCTTACTACCTAAACCAGGGGCAATTCCTACACGTACCCGCTCACCATCTCAAGGAGTTGAGAGCGGAAATTTGGTCTCATAATTTGAACTTAAACATTCCACGTAGCTTGTCCGAGAAGTCTTCGAACCTAAGTTCTATGATACCCTACTACTTGCTGCAGGGAGCTTCATTGAACGCGAGCATCAGCCCCCCCCACCATATCAGCACTGAGCAATGATTACCTCGGAACCGTGCCCCCGGATTCATACAATCAAAAATTCCGAACCAACATGAAGCTTGACCTGGCCCTCAGCCCCCTTAAAGAGCTGATCACTTGACCGTCTTGACCTAACAGTCGGTACTTGATGAGCAAGCCCCTTACTTCTCTCTGAAGAACGCAGCTGTATAGGAAGCCATACGATATCTACACTGACCACCAATGTTTATCAATGTACAAAATCAATACAATCCGTAGCTTGCGGTTATATAAGATCGGCACATTATTTGCTAACCATGTGTGAGCTTTGTAACCAAAGAGACGCCCACAGGTGTGATAGTGCTTCATTCATCTGTTTCTCATAATCATCTAATGGCGCCCTTCGTGATCATAACTTCTTATTGTTGATGAGGCATCATAATGTTAACTAGCTTGACAAAATTTCGTCACTTTCTCTTCATTCCAACCTGCGGAGTGATATTTCTCTTCGCTCTGGGAGCCCCCCTGATCGCACAAGGCACGACTTATTATGTATCGCTCACGGGAAAAGACTCAAATTCTGGCACCTCAACAAGTGCACCATTCCGAACTCTTTTGAGAGCTGTCCAACCATTGGACCCAGGGGATACCCTTTACATCCGTGGCGGTACATGGACAGAACAGCTAGACCTCATGAAGTACAACACGTCTGGCACATCCGGGAAATATATTAAGATTTCCGGATACCCAGGCGAGACGGTCACAATTCGATACGCCGAACCGATTTCAGGAGGATACGGCCCGATCAAGGCGAGAGGAACCAGAGGATATTTGATTTTCGAGAATTTTGTATTAGACGGAATCAATATGCCACCTGCTACAGGCTGGCAGATCGATGGCTCAAACCATCATTTTGTTCTCCGCAATCTTGATATCAAGAACTTTCGATATAACGGGCTATACACAGCAGGCAACGACATCCAAGTCATTAATTGCAAAATACACGACAATAAACCACCCACCTCAACAGGCTACTACTACGGAATCTATGCTAATCGTAGCTCTAACCTACTAATCCAAGGCAATCAAATCTACAACAACTCTGGTGGCGGGCTGCATCTCTATCCCGGTCCGCACTCAAACCCGATAATACGTAATAACTCGATAATGCACAATAATTATCAAGCCCGTGCATCAGTTGGAGGAATCATTCTTTATAGTTCAGCAGGACCCATTTCCAATGCAAAAATCTACAACAA
It includes:
- a CDS encoding MBOAT family protein, producing MNMLFNSFDFVVFFIVVTSAYFVLPHWLRWPMLLSASCFFYMSFIPIYILILFTTIIIDYFAGIWIENTEAPHKKRLYMLLSVASVCVVLFFFKYFNFFNQNVEALASILHWNYPIEALRIILPIGLSFHTFQSLSYVLEVYRGKQRAERHIGIYALYVMYFPQLVAGPIERPQNLLHQFHEPKAFSWMRLGEGLSLMLWGLFKKVVVADNLAVYVDTVYNSAGRHTGTSLLLATYFFAFQIYADFSGYSDVARGASRVYGIDLMKNFETPYFSTSIPEFWSRWHISLSTWFRDYVYIPLGGNRVSVERNSFNLFLVFLVSGFWHGANWTFIAWGGVHGIYMVVYRLAGHATRFLFPGKRRGKPILVIQALKLIFTFHLVLLAWIFFRADSLATAGQIFRKIAFDHGSLFWDASVIPQALFAIAVLLSLDVFNRMTDYWEHQDSFHIGFRMVYAVALFFVVVLFGVDSGTQFIYFQF
- a CDS encoding glycosyltransferase family 4 protein, whose protein sequence is MPRILLLTQYFPPEIGAAQTRLFELGQELSSLGWEVEVLTALPNYPTGRVFQGYDLRKPVREVIGRLSVVRVPLRPAQKGFVDRLRCYFSFINSVLRWGPTLCTKPDVLFVESPPLFLGHAGVRLSGRWGIPMVFNVSDLWPESAKFMGIVRNGLVLATAEALELSYYRRAALVTGTSNEIIESVRRRCPLTPAEVITNGVDITRFGSQFADDQARSLLGNQARLTFIYAGVMGVAQGLSLVLDVAAAVRDLNHVQFVLIGDGADRELLQRRIKAEGLHNVCLLNAQPKEKIPALLASSTVGFHVLKFSIPGAVPSKIYEAMASGLPILFAGGGEGARRVLEARAGLVVPYDDVQRLAEAVRRLASDPALRRELGSAGRHAAEQLYSRREIAKHLHQLLLGVIGRFGYLGQDDPSYSGGGSRDSDSKVSSSLALPTPPEGGSREERGNQAHETKSWGQG
- a CDS encoding right-handed parallel beta-helix repeat-containing protein, whose protein sequence is MKYNTSGTSGKYIKISGYPGETVTIRYAEPISGGYGPIKARGTRGYLIFENFVLDGINMPPATGWQIDGSNHHFVLRNLDIKNFRYNGLYTAGNDIQVINCKIHDNKPPTSTGYYYGIYANRSSNLLIQGNQIYNNSGGGLHLYPGPHSNPIIRNNSIMHNNYQARASVGGIILYSSAGPISNAKIYNNLVYRNGTSSSGPATGIRLVNTTSTKVWNNTIYGNKTYGLQISSGSSTTAQNNILYGNGTANYSNHGSNTTYTNNVTTDPKFMSASSNNFQLQSSSPAANKGVALSSVLNDYRNVPRPKGATHDIGGYENY